One genomic window of Cannabis sativa cultivar Pink pepper isolate KNU-18-1 chromosome 2, ASM2916894v1, whole genome shotgun sequence includes the following:
- the LOC133034079 gene encoding uncharacterized protein LOC133034079 — MYSVKSAYVLQQNLKGTGSESEASDFWKALWSLKLPPKIKNLMWRAGSNCLPTLSQLASKRVPVNTRCPLCEEMDETISHILLTCRVVKLAWERVGIGTTVVAAGSVFMDWCRLVFTPLTAEKQALAAALCWAIWGARNDVVWQGKPFIISTIIVSAKGYLDQWKFAQKTQIESLWSNLQDCDGMERWIKPQGNSIKINVDAAIFERQNRFGSAMVVRDNNGLLIEGRTKLHNGNIAPTTAEALSFREALSWLKDQDYTSAWVETDCLLVVQALRNSTTLSSQFGCVIQECKAMLANLNDVYFCFVKRSANRVAHEFARASLLYPDCMFSMENIPTELLPVLVTDFEG; from the coding sequence ATGTACTCTGTCAAGAGTGCATATGTTCTGCAACAAAACTTGAAGGGCACGGGTTCAGAGAGTGAAGCTTCCGACTTTTGGAAAGCTTTATGGTCCTTGAAGTTGCCTCCAAAGATCAAAAATCTGATGTGGAGGGCTGGTTCCAACTGCCTCCCGACGCTCTCTCAGCTTGCATCCAAGCGAGTTCCAGTCAATACTCGCTGCCCTTTGTGCGAGGAGATGGATGAAACAATATCACACATTCTCCTTACCTGTAGAGTGGTCAAATTGGCGTGGGAAAGAGTAGGCATCGGCACCACGGTTGTTGCAGCAGGGAGTGTTTTTATGGACTGGTGTAGGCTTGTTTTCACGCCCTTGACAGCAGAAAAACAAGCATTGGCTGCTGCCCTTTGTTGGGCAATTTGGGGTGCGAGAAATGATGTTGTTTGGCAAGGGAAACCGTTTATTATTTCAACTATAATTGTCTCTGCGAAAGGCTATCTTGATCAATGGAAATTCGCTCAAAAAACTCAAATTGAGTCATTATGGTCTAATCTACAAGACTGTGATGGGATGGAGCGTTGGATTAAACCTCAAGGAAATAGTATCAAGATCAATGTGGATGCAGCTATTTTTGAAAGACAAAACCGGTTTGGTAGTGCCATGGTGGTGCGTGACAACAACGGTTTGCTCATCGAAGGTCGCACCAAGTTACATAATGGAAACATCGCTCCTACCACCGCTGAAGCATTGAGCTTTCGGGAAGCTTTGAGTTGGCTCAAAGATCAAGATTATACTTCAGCTTGGGTTGAGACGGACTGTTTGTTGGTGGTTCAAGCGCTAAGAAACTCGACTACTCTGTCTTCTCAGTTCGGGTGTGTGATTCAGGAATGTAAAGCCATGTTGGCTAATCTAAATGATGTTTATTTTTGCTTTGTTAAGCGGTCAGCTAATAGAGTCGCTCATGAGTTTGCTAGGGCGTCTTTATTATATCCTGATTGTATGTTCAGTATGGAAAATATTCCAACTGAGTTGTTACCAGTTTTGGTGACGGATTTTGAAGGTTAA
- the LOC115720951 gene encoding uncharacterized protein LOC115720951 — MSNTTTTTAAPEDEPSVPRLSSNTVLRRRPDPFLLVWRFFSVITALVAILCIVVNVLSAIRSFKNGSDIFDGIFRCYAVLIAALVVVAETEWGFILKFWQVLEYWVGRGMLQIFVAVMTRAFPDYSSEKRNLIFLQNLASYMLLACGVVYVISGILCLGFLKRARQKKEITREQAVRDLEELERRREELEELLIEERG, encoded by the exons ATGTCcaacaccaccaccaccaccgcaGCACCCGAAGATGAACCTTCCGTTCCTAGATTGTCTTCCAACACCGTATTAAGAAGGAGGCCCGATCCTTTCTTGCTCGTCTGGAGGTTCTTTAGCGTAATCACCGCTCTCGTTGCCATTCTCTGCATTGTCGTCAATGTTCTCTCCGCCATCAGATCTTTCAAGAACGGATCTGAt ATTTTCGATGGAATATTTCGGTGTTACGCTGTTTTGATTGCTGCTTTGGTTGTTGTAGCTGAGACGGAATGGGGATTTATCTTGAAGTTTTGGCAG GTCTTGGAGTATTGGGTTGGTAGGGGGATGCTGCAGATCTT TGTTGCAGTGATGACAAGGGCTTTTCCTGACTATTCTAGTGAGAAAAGGAACCTTATTTTCCTTCAGAACTTAGCAAGCTACATGCTTCTTGCTTGTGGTGTAGTTTATGTTATTTCG GGAATCCTATGCCTTGGCTTCCTCAAACGTGCTCGTCAGAAGAAAGAAATTACAAGGGAGCAGGCAGTAAGAGATCTAGAG GAATTGGAGAGACGGAGGGAGGAACTTGAAGAATTGCTTATCGAGGAAAGAGGTTGA
- the LOC115720568 gene encoding beta-ureidopropionase, with the protein MEKISKEDTETVNGEIQQPTSIDGSICGYDSLHHLLAANLKPHLFQEVSRLLLGLNCAKALETAVLPESAKALSSEHNFDLQAFCFHADKELIREPRVVRVGLIQNSIVLPTTASFLDQKRAIFQKLKLIIDAAGASGVNILCLQEAWMMPFAFCTREKRWCEFAEPIDGESTQFLQVLARKYNMVIVSPILERDINHGETIWNTAVIIGNHGNIIGKHRKNHIPRVGDFNESTYYMEGSTGHPVFETAYGKIAVNICYGRHHPLNWLSFGLNGAEIVFNPSATVGELSEPMWPIEARNAAIANSYFVGSINRVGTETFPNPFTSGDGKPQHADFGHFYGSSYFSAPDASCSPSLSRCRDGLLISDMDLNLCRQLKDKWGFRMTARYELYEEMLDHYLSPDFEPQVISDPLLHRNSS; encoded by the exons atggaaaaaatatcAAAGGAAGACACTGAAACTGTAAATGGAGAAATTCAACAACCAACCTCCATTGACGGATCAATTTGTGGCTACGACTCACTTCACCATCTCCTTGCTGCCAATCTCAAACCCCATCTATTTCAG GAAGTTAGCCGATTGCTTTTGGGACTCAACTGTGCCAAGGCACTTGAAACTGCTGTGCTTCCAGAATCTGCCAAAGCTCTCTCTTCAGAACATAATTTTGATCTCCAG GCTTTCTGCTTCCATGCTGATAAAGAGTTAATAAGAGAACCTCGAGTAGTTAGGGTTGGTCTTATTCAAAACTCTATAGTTCTTCCGACTACTGCCTCATTTTTAGACCAAAAGAGAGCCATCTTTCAAAAGTTAAAGTTGATAATCGATGCTGCTGGTGCTTCTGGAGTAAACATATTATGCTTACAA GAGGCTTGGATGATGCCCTTTGCCTTTTGTACACGGGAGAAGAGATGGTGTGAGTTTGCCGAACCTATTGATGGGGAATCAACCCAATTTCTTCAAGTTCTTGCCAGAAAATACAACATGGTTATTGTGAGTCCTATTCTTGAGAGAGATATTAATCATGGAGAGACTATTTGGAATACAGCTGTCATAATTGGCAATCATGGCAACATAATTGGCAAGCATAGGAAG AACCACATACCAAGAGTTGGAGACTTCAATGAGAGCACATATTACATGGAAGGATCTACTGGACATCCTGTGTTTGAAACTGCTTATGGGAAGATTGCTGTAAATATATGCTATGGGAGGCACCATCCTTTGAATTGGTTATCTTTTGGCTTGAATGGTGCAGAGATTGTCTTCAATCCTTCAGCTACTGTTGGTGAACTAAGTGAACCGATGTGGCCCATTGAG GCTCGTAATGCTGCAATAGCAAACAGTTACTTTGTTGGGTCAATCAACCGTGTTGGGACTGAAACATTCCCCAATCCGTTCACTTCGGGTGATGGGAAGCCACAACATGCTGACTTCGGGCACTTCTATGGTTCCAGTTATTTCTCAGCTCCAGATGCTTCATGCAGTCCATCTCTTTCACGCTGTAGAGACGGGTTATTAATCTCGGACATGGACCTGAACCTTTGCAGGCAACTGAAGGACAAGTGGGGATTTCGAATGACAGCTAGGTATGAGTTGTATGAAGAGATGCTCGATCATTATTTGAGCCCAGACTTTGAACCCCAGGTCATTTCTGATCCCTTGTTGCATAGAAACTCTTCATAA
- the LOC115718628 gene encoding protein EXECUTER 1, chloroplastic, with translation MASMAAPTHHNLTFPNPIFSSPLRKPSSSSYYYSSPFSSHSHSHSLSRVPDSAFCRCNSSSSSSSSSSSSSDSQWRWDSALADVIRTALKRFDSYFNSNSADDGSSGVFDSDGSRNQSQVPEWDWDRWRQHFGEVDEQERLVSVLKSQLGQAIHMEDFEGAARLKVAIAAAATNDVVGRVMYKLNRAIEEEQYGDAAFVRDNAGAGLVGWWAGMSKDTNDPHGLIIRITAEHGRYVARSYSPRQLATAAAGNPLFEIFLTVNRRGEYRQQAVYLKRGGSYKDISLSSKVSDSISNMDPLDSADGKSDLLVSVNEDVEDEDDNDRDDLSDSAQGFSGFQDILKDMIPGVKVKVLKVTAPGKVDKDLISKVIEQIIEEDDEEKDDDMESLEAEDDFQSESDEEKDVIELEASPGITESEERSEIAFKVVVGGLMQKMSSGMSTREMLRVPAKLEKNGRSSFSFSIEKDTNQDSYDKEQALLQKKSKLKGRLNIDNVMFDLTKFIGKEKIPLKVLKDVGELISLTLTQAQNRQPLSESTTFNRIKLPNSSDPLNGLYIGAHGLYTSEVIHLQRKFGQWKDDSGKSEPSNLEFYEYVEALKITGDPYVPAGQVAFRAKIGTRYQLPHKGIIPEEFGVIARYKGQGRLAAPGFRNPRWVDGELVILDGKYIKGGPVVGFVYWAPEYHFLVFFNRLRLQE, from the exons ATGGCTTCCATGGCTGCTCCCACTCATCATAACCTCACCTTCCCTAACCCCATTTTCTCATCTCCTCTCAGAAAACCTTCCTCCTCCTCCTACTACTACTCTTCTCCATTTTcctctcattctcattcccaCTCTCTCTCTAGGGTTCCTGATTCCGCCTTCTGCCGATGTAACAGCTCCTCCTCATCGTCatcttcgtcttcttcttcttctgactCGCAGTGGAGATGGGATTCGGCTCTCGCTGATGTCATCAGAACCGCACTTAAGCGATTCGATTCCTATTTTAATTCGAATTCAGCTGATGATGGTTCTTCCGGTGTTTTTGACTCTGATGGTTCACGGAATCAATCTCAAGTACCGGAGTGGGATTGGGATCGGTGGCGTCAGCATTTTGGGGAGGTCGACGAGCAAGAACGATTGGTCTCCGTCTTGAAG TCTCAATTGGGTCAAGCAATACATATGGAAGATTTTGAAGGTGCTGCGAGGCTCAAGGTGGCAATTGCAGCAGCAGCAACAAACGACGTTGTTGGCAGAGTGATGTATAAGCTGAAT AGAGCTATAGAGGAAGAACAGTACGGGGATGCGGCCTTTGTAAGAGATAATGCTGGTGCTGGATTG GTTGGATGGTGGGCTGGCATGTCGAAAGACACCAATGATCCTCATGGTCTAATCATTCGAATAACTGCAGAGCATGGGAGATATGTGGCAAGAAGTTATAGTCCTCG GCAACTTGCTACCGCTGCAGCTGGTAATCCCCtgttcgaaatttttttaacagtgaATAGGAGGGGCGAATACAGACAGCAG GCTGTGTATCTAAAGCGAGGAGGTTCTTATAAAGATATTTCACTTTCTTCGAAAGTATCAGATTCTATCAGTAACATGGATCCATTAGATTCAGCTGATGGCAAAAGTGATCTGCTTGTTTCTGTTAATGAAGATGTTGAAGATGAAGACGACAATGATAGGGATGATCTTTCTGATTCAGCCCAGGGATTTTCTGGTTTTCAAGATATTTTGAAAGATATGATTCCTGGTGTCAAGGTGAAGGTTTTGAAAGTCACAGCACCTGGGAAGGTTGATAAGGATCTTATCTCTAAAGTTATCGAACAGATaatagaagaagatgatgaagagAAGGATGATGATATGGAAAGTTTAGAAGCAGAGGATGACTTTCAGAGTGAGAGTGATGAAGAGAAAGATGTGATTGAATTGGAGGCAAGTCCTGGAATTACTGAAAGTGAAGAGCGGAGTGAAATTGCATTTAAGGTTGTCGTTGGCGGTCTTATGCAAAAAATGTCAAGTGGCATGTCTACTAGAGAAATGCTACGGGTTCCTGCTAAGCTAGAGAAAAATGGAAGGTCATCATTTTCTTTCTCTATAGAGAAAGACACCAATCAGGATTCTTATGACAAGGAACAGGCTCTGTTGCAGAAAAAATCTAAACTTAAAGGTCGACTTAACATTGATAATGTTATGTTTGATCTAACTAAGTTTATTGGTAAAGAGAAAATACCACTGAAG GTGCTCAAAGATGTTGGTGAGCTGATAAGTCTCACTCTGACTCAAGCTCAAAACCGTCAACCACTGTCGGAATCGACAACTTTCAACCGCATTAAGTTACCAAATTCTTCAGATCCTCTAAATG GACTCTACATTGGTGCGCATGGGCTGTACACCTCTGAAGTTATTCACCTGCAACGAAAATTTGGTCAATGGAAAGATGATAGTGGGAAATCAGAGCCTTCAAATCTTGAGTTCTATGAATACGTAGAAGCTTTAAAAATAACTGGGGATCCTTATGTACCAGCCGGTCAG GTTGCCTTCCGTGCAAAAATTGGTACAAGATACCAACTTCCTCATAAAGGGATTATTCCAGAAGAGTTCGGAGTG ATTGCTCGATACAAAGGACAAGGAAGACTTGCTGCA